The sequence TCCTCATATCCAAAAAGTTAATTACCAGTCGATCCATCCAACCCCACAAGCGTTGGCGGAAACGCTGGATCAATGGCCGCTGTCGCCAAACCTCATCGGTGATTTCAAGGCTTTCAAGAAAGTCCGCTTCAAAGCTGCGTGCCACTTGCTCAAGCAAGCCGGTGTCACGTGCTTCTAAGTTGGCTTCTAAATTAAAACGTAAATTCCAGTGGTCAAAGTTACAAGAGCCGATGCTAACCCAGTCATCCACCATGACCATTTTCAAGTGCAGAAAACGCGGTTGGTATTCAAAAATACGCACACCTTTGCGCAATAGTGCGGGGTAATAGCGCTGCCCAGCCCAACGCACGGGTGGTAAATCAGTATGGCGACCCGTCAGTAATAAGCGCACATCAATTCCGCGCACCGCAGCTTTACGCAAGGCGCGACGAATCGCCCACGTTGGTAAAAAGTAAGGGGTTGCAAGCCAAACGCTCTGGTGTGCGCCCTTAATGGCGCGCAGCAATGATTTTTGAATATTCCGGTGTTGTGTCGAAGCAGCGTAAGCAACACGGCCCTTGCCGATATTAGAAAAGGGCAATGGTGGACTGTCCTGTGTCGGCTCTTGCTTTGGACTATTATTTTGCTTCCAGAAAAAACGTGCAATGCAGCTGCTCCACTGGCTATCAAACATATTTTGCCAGTCACCGACAACGGGGCCCTGCACACGTACCATCACCTCATGCCATAAGCTGGTTGGCGCATCAGGCTGCCAAAACTGATCGGTTAAACCCGCACCACCAACATAGGCCACCTGCTGATCAATAATCAGCAGCTTGCGGTGATCACGGTAGAAGTTTTGTAGGCCACGGGTCCAGCGCAATGGGTTGTAAATACGCAGCTCAATGCCCGCAGCCATCCAGCGGCGGCGCTGCTCGTGCCTGAAGCCTCGACTACCAAAGCCATCAAATAAGCAGCGCACGCGCACACCACGCTGTACCGCCGCCATCAAAGCGACTTCCACGCGATCAGCGCTGTTACCGCTGTGCACCAAGTAAAGCTCTATATCAATCTGCCGTTCGGCAGCAGCTATACGCGCCAGCCAGTCTTCAAAAAAAGCGGGGCCATCAATCAATAATTGAAAGTAGTTACCGGCGCGCCATGGGAAAATCAAACCGGCCATGTTTAATCCTCTTATGCATTATGCGCTGTACTGAGGCCGCCCAACACGGGCGTGCTAAATAGTTGCTGTATATGCGTGCGTTGTATTCAATGCACAGAGGCTTTACCCACAAATTGTGATAAAGCCTCTGTCTCGTCTGTCAGCATTGCTGTGCCACGATGCGCGTTAACGCAAAAT comes from Pseudomonas sp. C27(2019) and encodes:
- a CDS encoding phosphatidylserine/phosphatidylglycerophosphate/cardiolipin synthase family protein; its protein translation is MAGLIFPWRAGNYFQLLIDGPAFFEDWLARIAAAERQIDIELYLVHSGNSADRVEVALMAAVQRGVRVRCLFDGFGSRGFRHEQRRRWMAAGIELRIYNPLRWTRGLQNFYRDHRKLLIIDQQVAYVGGAGLTDQFWQPDAPTSLWHEVMVRVQGPVVGDWQNMFDSQWSSCIARFFWKQNNSPKQEPTQDSPPLPFSNIGKGRVAYAASTQHRNIQKSLLRAIKGAHQSVWLATPYFLPTWAIRRALRKAAVRGIDVRLLLTGRHTDLPPVRWAGQRYYPALLRKGVRIFEYQPRFLHLKMVMVDDWVSIGSCNFDHWNLRFNLEANLEARDTGLLEQVARSFEADFLESLEITDEVWRQRPLIQRFRQRLWGWMDRLVINFLDMRK